The genomic region CCGTCCAGCGGCTATTGGCGAAGGGAGCCGATATCAACGCCCAGGCAAAGCGCTGGCCTCAGGGCGCGACCGCGCTCTACAATGCGATCGCCGAGAGCGGGAGAGGCGATCAGGAAGCGTCGCCGGTGATCTTATGCCTTCTCGAACACGGCGCTGATACGAACTTACCGGACGAGAACGGGGTAACTCCGCTGATCCTGGCGGCGCAGCAAGGCAAGGTCAATGTGATCCGCGCTTTGCTGGCGCACGGCGCGGATCCGGCCCTGCGGGACAAGCGAGGATGGACGGCGATTCGATGGACATCGGGACGTGGATGGGATGACGCCACCGCGCTGCTGCGCGACCATTCGCCGATGACCCTTGTGTAAGCCGCCCAGTTTGGTGATCTCGCGCGCCTACGCGCGCATCTGGACGCCGGAGAGGACGCCAATACTCCTGATCCGCATGGGATGACGCCGCTGATGGCGGCGATGCGCACCGGCAATGTCGAGATAGCGCGGCTGCTTCTGGATCGCAAGGCCGATGTGAACCGCAAACGCTCGGACGGGGTCACGGCGCTGCATCTGGCCGCTCTCTTCGGCGACGCCGCCTTGGCCGGTCTTCTCCTGGATCATGGGGCGAACATTAACGCCGCAGTCGAAAAGCCGAGCGGGGTGATGACGCCGCTCACAAACGCCGTGACTCAGGCGCAGGTCGCCGTCGTGGCGCTGCTGATTAAGCGTGGAGTAAACCTGAAAGGCGCGCAGGGCGGCGACGCCCTGGAGATCGCGATTCAGCAAGCCGGCGACGGATTTATCCGCCGACCTATCGATGCTCCGTCGAACTACGGGCCGCGCGGCGATGCTGTGTATGAGGCTCGCTGGCGCATCGTTGAGTTATTGCTCGGCGGCGGGGTTAATGTGAAGAGCCGCGACAGCCATCTGCTATTTCTGGCCGCGAACGGCGGGCAGGCGGGGATTGTCGAATTGCTTTTGAACAAAGGCGCATACGTCAACGGGCGCGGCGCCGTGGGACCTGCCGGCGGCTTAGACGACGGCAAAACAGCATTGATGGGCGCGATCGATTCCTGGAGAATGGCGCGTTTTGACGAGACAAACCCAGACGATGGGCCTCTGTCTGCATCGGCCCTGGCCGACGTGCGCGCATCCGAGCAGTTCGGGCGCAAAACGGTGGAGATGCTGCTGGCGCATGGCGCGGACGTCAACCTGGCCGACGCGCGCGGGGCGACGCCGCTCATGCAGTGCGTCTCCTGCGATCTGCCGGACCTTCCGAAGATGCTGTTCGCGCATGGCGCGAAAGTGGACCTCACGGACTTGCAGGGACAAACCGCGCTCATGCGCGCGGCTATGGAAAACGACCCGGGATTGACCGTTCTGCTTCTTGCCCATCACGCCGATGTCAACCGGCGCGACAAAAAGGGCCGGACGGCTCTGATGCTCGCCATTGACGACGGCTCCAACGATCTCATCCGCACAGAGCGAATGCACGAAGCCGAATTTACCGACCATGGCCCTCTCGATTCGCCATCCGATCTTCCCAATCCCAATGGGCATCCCGAAATCGTACGTCTCCTGCTGCAGCACGGCGCCGATGTGACCGCCATGGCCTCCGACGGCGCGACCGCTCTCAGCCTCGCTCAGAAACAGGGATTTGCGCCCGTAACGGCGCTGCTGAAAAAGGCGGGCGCGAAGCGATGACCGTCGACGACATCGAACCGCCGCCGCTTGCTCATGGCGCCGCCGATGGACGCCGCGTGAAGCCTAGACGCGAAATTTGAAGACGGCGAGGAGGCAGACGAAATGAATGACATCGCATTGATCGAAGCCGCGAAGTCCGGCGATTTAGAAACGCTTCGAGCGATGCTCGATAGCGAAGCGAATGTGGCAGCGCTAAACCCATCGGGAGATACGGTATTGCTTGTGGCCGCCGGAGCCGGGCAACTGGACGCAGTGCGTCTGCTTATCGAGTGCGGCGCTGATGTCAACGCTCGGAGCCGCGCGGAGCGGACAGTGCTCATGGTCGCCTCAGAAAAGGGACACGCCGCCATCGTGGACCTGCTAATTGGCGCGGGCGCCGAAGTGGACGCTGTCAACCAGTGGGGGCAGACGGCGCTGGTGATGGCAGCTTCCTCCGATCGCAGTGATGTTGTTTCTCTGCTCATAACTGCCGGCGCCAAGATTGGGATTGTGGAGGCGGCGCTGCTGGGGCGTGCGCTGGATGTCGCGCGAATGCTGGAAACGGGCAGTGATATCGCCACGCAAAACTCCTGCGGTATGACGGCGCTGACTGGAGCAGTGATAGCCGGGCATTCGGAATTATGCGTGGCGCTGTTGGATCGCGGCGCAAATTTGGAACTGCGGGACACGCTCGGTCGCGTCGCGCTCTCACACGCGGTCCAAAAGTCGCGTTTCGATCTTGTTTCACTGTTGTTGGATCGAGGCGCGGACGTGAATACGATGAGTGATAATGGGAGTACGCCGATGAAGACGGCGGTCATTGGTCGGAACACGGAGATGATGCTTCTCTTGCATAAACGAGGGGCCGATGTGCACAGCGTCGACAAAGATAATTATACCGCGCTGCATATCATCATCTTGCGTCACAGTGATGCAGATGTGTTGGACCTGCTGTTAGAGTGGGGTGCAGATATCAATGGCGTGGATAGGCAAGGCAGGACAGCGCTTTATCTGGCGGTTTACGTCGGCCAACGCGAAGCCGTAAAACTTCTTGCCTCGCGCGGCGCCAACCTGAACATTCCCGATTCCAAGGGCCAAACTCCTCTGCGAATTGCGATCAGTGATCAGCGTGCAGACATTGCCGAGGTATTGCTCCAAGCGGGAGCCGCTTCTATTCCGGAGACGAAGACGGAAAAAGTGTTGCGCGAGAACTGGGAAAAGTATCGACAGACTTTGGAGCAAGCCGACATAGTGAAGAAGACGCAAAATGAGAGATGATGCCTCGGACGCTAGCGGCATGTCTCCAGGCCGCTTTGCGTCGTTTCCAGCGCACGAGAACGGAGTGACCTCCGCCTCATTTTCGCCGAACGGGGCCACGCTCGCCACGGGCGGCTACGATGGCGTCGTTCGCCTATGGGACACGAACTCTTGGCGCGAGACGCAAGCGCTGCCGGGGCATCGGCGTGGTCACGTCGCTTTTGCGCCGGACGGCGCTCGCCTCATCAGCGGCGGACTGCACAAAGACGCCGTCGTCTTTGACACATCCACTTGGGAAGTCATCGGTGTGCTTGCGGCGTCTGGCGGCGTGTGGTCCTTAGCCTATCGCCCTGACGGTTCCCAAATCGTTCTGATCGAGCCGAACGAAGACAGCGAAGAACGCGCGCATCGTCCGGTCGAGTTTTGGGATCCTCACAGTTTAACGATGACTGGGACAGCCAACGTCGGAACTGATGACGCATACGCCGTCGCTTTCTCTACAAACGGTCAATTCGCCACGCTCGCCCACGCTCCCGGCGGATCGGTGAGCCTTTGGAGCGCGGACTTTGCGCGGCGATTGCATCTGTTCCAAGCGCACAACCTTGCCGCCTGGGGATTGGCTTTTGCGCCCGACGGCAAAACGCTTGCGACTGGCGGCGCGGACAATGTGGCTCGCCTCTGGGACACAGCAAGCTGGGAAATGCGTCATGAGATAACGTATTCAGAGTTT from Capsulimonas corticalis harbors:
- a CDS encoding ankyrin repeat domain-containing protein, which produces MNDIALIEAAKSGDLETLRAMLDSEANVAALNPSGDTVLLVAAGAGQLDAVRLLIECGADVNARSRAERTVLMVASEKGHAAIVDLLIGAGAEVDAVNQWGQTALVMAASSDRSDVVSLLITAGAKIGIVEAALLGRALDVARMLETGSDIATQNSCGMTALTGAVIAGHSELCVALLDRGANLELRDTLGRVALSHAVQKSRFDLVSLLLDRGADVNTMSDNGSTPMKTAVIGRNTEMMLLLHKRGADVHSVDKDNYTALHIIILRHSDADVLDLLLEWGADINGVDRQGRTALYLAVYVGQREAVKLLASRGANLNIPDSKGQTPLRIAISDQRADIAEVLLQAGAASIPETKTEKVLRENWEKYRQTLEQADIVKKTQNER
- a CDS encoding WD40 repeat domain-containing protein; this translates as MRDDASDASGMSPGRFASFPAHENGVTSASFSPNGATLATGGYDGVVRLWDTNSWRETQALPGHRRGHVAFAPDGARLISGGLHKDAVVFDTSTWEVIGVLAASGGVWSLAYRPDGSQIVLIEPNEDSEERAHRPVEFWDPHSLTMTGTANVGTDDAYAVAFSTNGQFATLAHAPGGSVSLWSADFARRLHLFQAHNLAAWGLAFAPDGKTLATGGADNVARLWDTASWEMRHEITYSEFEEAMGYNNGVLCAAFSPDGSLLVTGGLDGMLTVWRL